Proteins found in one Physeter macrocephalus isolate SW-GA chromosome 17, ASM283717v5, whole genome shotgun sequence genomic segment:
- the CCL17 gene encoding C-C motif chemokine 17 → MTSLKMLLLAALLLGASLQDTHAARGASVGRECCPEYFKGAIPLRKLVRWYRTPGDCPRDAIVLVTLRSRSICSDPKDVRVKKAVKHLKNTMKPRDLAAQPS, encoded by the exons ATGACCTCCCTGAAGATGCTGCTTCTGGCCGCCCtcctcctgggggcttccctgcagGACACCCATGCAG CTCGAGGAGCCAGTGTGGGCCGGGAGTGCTGCCCGGAGTACTTCAAAGGGGCCATTCCTCTCAGGAAGCTGGTGAGGTGGTACCGGACCCCAGGGGACTGTCCCAGGGATGCCATCGT GCTGGTGACTCTCCGAAGCAGATCCATCTGTTCGGACCCCAAGGACGTGCGGGTGAAGAAGGCAGTCAAGCACTTGAAGAACACCATGAAGCCACGTGACCTGGCCGCCCAGCCGTCCTGA
- the CX3CL1 gene encoding fractalkine isoform X1, which produces MKEKLFCADPREKWVQKAMEHLDRKAAALAPNGGTFEKQIGVGEPRTSPATGGMDWSEASETKFTSESSSQEAQRAFGTSPELPPEVADSRGTRSPSTSKTLDGGPERTELFNKAAVTTTTSWQSSTTYQPGADLEAEGKASEAPSTQAPSTQTPSTQAPSTQTPSTQTPSTQTLPTQAPSTQAPSTQAPTISHTVPEDNTGPEGQPGWIKGQDPTPENSLGSKEMGPTSAHTDAFMGPGSVSDVFVVSVSSEGAPSTDPLASGSWTPKVKEPIQATAGPQKLGVLTTSAPNSQAATRRQAVGLLAFLGLLFCLGVAMFAYQSLQGCPRKMAGDMVEGLRYVPRSCGSNSYVLVPV; this is translated from the coding sequence ATGAAGGAAAAATTATTCTGTGCTGACCCACGGGAGAAATGGGTCCAGAAAGCCATGGAGCATCTAGACCGCAAGGCTGCCGCTCTGGCTCCAAATGGCGGCACATTCGAGAAGCAAATCGGCGTGGGTGAGCCCAGGACCAGCCCAGCCACCGGGGGGATGGACTGGTCTGAGGCCTCAGAGACCAAATTCACAAGCGAAAGCAGTAGCCAGGAGGCACAGAGGGCCTTCGGGACTTCCCCAGAGCTGCCACCAGAAGTGGCTGATTCCAGGGGGACCAGGTCCCCCTCCACTTCAAAGACTCTGGATGGAGGGCCCGAGAGAACTGAGCTTTTCAACAAGGCTGCCGTCACCACCACCACGTCTTGGCAGAGTTCTACCACCTACCAACCTGGGGCAGACCTCGAGGCTGAGGGGAAAGCCTCTGAGGCCCCCTCCACCCAGGCCCCCTCCACCCAGACCCCCTCCACCCAGGCCCCCTCCACCCAGACCCCCTCCACCCAGACCCCCTCCACCCAGaccctccccacccaggccccCTCCACCCAGGCCCCCTCCACCCAGGCCCCCACTATTTCACACACAGTCCCAGAGGACAACACTGGGCCCGAAGGCCAACCTGGGTGGATCAAGGGACAGGACCCCACGCCAGAGAACTCTCTAGGGTCCAAAGAAATGGGTCCCACTTCAGCTCACACGGATGCTTTCATGGGGCCCGGCAGCGTGTCCGATGTCTTCGTGGTCTCTGTATCCTCTGAAGGGGCCCCCAGCACGGATCCATTGGCCTCTGGCAGCTGGACCCCCAAGGTCAAGGAGCCCATTCAAGCCACCGCGGGCCCCCAGAAGCTGGGTGTCCTCACCACTTCCGCCCCCAACTCCCAGGCAGCCACCCGAAGGCAGGCAGTGGGGCTGTTGGCCTTCCTCGGTCTCCTCTTCTGCCTGGGGGTGGCCATGTTTGCCTACCAGAGCCTTCAGGGCTGCCCCCGCAAGATGGCAGGAGACATGGTGGAGGGGCTTCGCTACGTGCCCCGGAGCTGTGGCAGTAACTCGTACGTCCTGGTGCCAGTGTGA
- the CX3CL1 gene encoding fractalkine isoform X2 — MALPPLSWLLRFTALCHLIVLLAGQHLGVKKCNITCSKMTSEIPVARLVHYQRNQESCGKRAIILKTMKEKLFCADPREKWVQKAMEHLDRKAAALAPNGGTFEKQIGVGEPRTSPATGGMDWSEASETKFTSESSSQEAQRAFGTSPELPPEVADSRGTRSPSTSKTLDGGPERTELFNKAAVTTTTSWQSSTTYQPGADLEAEGKASEAPSTQAPSTQTPSTQAPSTQTPSTQTPSTQTLPTQAPSTQAPSTQAPTISHTVPEDNTGPEGQPGWIKGQDPTPENSLGSKEMGPTSAHTDAFMGPGSVSDVFVVSVSSEGAPSTDPLASGSWTPKVKEPIQATAGPQKLGVLTTSAPNSQAATRRQAVGLLAFLGLLFCLGVAMFAYQSLQGCPRKMAGDMVEGLRYVPRSCGSNSYVLVPV; from the exons ATGGCTCTTCCACCTCTCTCGTGGCTGCTCCGCTTCACTGCCCTCTGCCATCTGATCGTGCTGCTGGCTG GACAGCACCTCGGTGTGAAGAAGTGTAACATCACGTGCAGCAAAATGACCTCGGAGATCCCCGTGGCTCGTCTAGTTCACTACCAACGAAATCAAGAATCATGCGGCAAACGTGCCATCAT CCTGAAGACCATGAAGGAAAAATTATTCTGTGCTGACCCACGGGAGAAATGGGTCCAGAAAGCCATGGAGCATCTAGACCGCAAGGCTGCCGCTCTGGCTCCAAATGGCGGCACATTCGAGAAGCAAATCGGCGTGGGTGAGCCCAGGACCAGCCCAGCCACCGGGGGGATGGACTGGTCTGAGGCCTCAGAGACCAAATTCACAAGCGAAAGCAGTAGCCAGGAGGCACAGAGGGCCTTCGGGACTTCCCCAGAGCTGCCACCAGAAGTGGCTGATTCCAGGGGGACCAGGTCCCCCTCCACTTCAAAGACTCTGGATGGAGGGCCCGAGAGAACTGAGCTTTTCAACAAGGCTGCCGTCACCACCACCACGTCTTGGCAGAGTTCTACCACCTACCAACCTGGGGCAGACCTCGAGGCTGAGGGGAAAGCCTCTGAGGCCCCCTCCACCCAGGCCCCCTCCACCCAGACCCCCTCCACCCAGGCCCCCTCCACCCAGACCCCCTCCACCCAGACCCCCTCCACCCAGaccctccccacccaggccccCTCCACCCAGGCCCCCTCCACCCAGGCCCCCACTATTTCACACACAGTCCCAGAGGACAACACTGGGCCCGAAGGCCAACCTGGGTGGATCAAGGGACAGGACCCCACGCCAGAGAACTCTCTAGGGTCCAAAGAAATGGGTCCCACTTCAGCTCACACGGATGCTTTCATGGGGCCCGGCAGCGTGTCCGATGTCTTCGTGGTCTCTGTATCCTCTGAAGGGGCCCCCAGCACGGATCCATTGGCCTCTGGCAGCTGGACCCCCAAGGTCAAGGAGCCCATTCAAGCCACCGCGGGCCCCCAGAAGCTGGGTGTCCTCACCACTTCCGCCCCCAACTCCCAGGCAGCCACCCGAAGGCAGGCAGTGGGGCTGTTGGCCTTCCTCGGTCTCCTCTTCTGCCTGGGGGTGGCCATGTTTGCCTACCAGAGCCTTCAGGGCTGCCCCCGCAAGATGGCAGGAGACATGGTGGAGGGGCTTCGCTACGTGCCCCGGAGCTGTGGCAGTAACTCGTACGTCCTGGTGCCAGTGTGA